The following are from one region of the Thiocapsa rosea genome:
- a CDS encoding glycosyltransferase: MKPRLLYALHSGNLYGTERMALATLEGLREDVDPLLCAPPGPALAESARRGIPGIAFTGPRDLAALMRRELAAHREVSFAATAVTHSLLFVALNALYRRPGVHLHMVHGGTDERDSYGRKKLLNHAGIRFVAVSDYVRERLIANGVRASRIQVIENFLSPEDVASRPRRTPFNAAGIRRVLIVSRVDPIKRIDLLLDCLDRHPEPRALAFRILGTGWDLDVLRARAEKTHPNVTFAGFSDDVPGELARSDLLLHLCPVEPFGLAILEAMAAGVPVLVPDSGGAGSLVDDGVSGLRFRADDADALARRLAAIDCADGDTLNGLVAGADRQLATRFSAAARIADYRRIFNGVET; encoded by the coding sequence ATGAAGCCCCGGCTCTTGTACGCCCTGCACAGCGGCAATCTCTACGGCACCGAGCGCATGGCCTTGGCAACGCTCGAAGGGCTGCGCGAGGACGTCGATCCACTGCTGTGCGCGCCGCCGGGTCCGGCACTCGCGGAATCCGCTCGACGGGGGATACCCGGCATCGCCTTTACGGGACCTCGGGATCTCGCCGCCCTGATGCGTCGCGAGCTGGCGGCGCACCGAGAGGTCTCCTTCGCCGCGACGGCGGTCACGCATTCACTTCTTTTCGTTGCACTCAATGCACTCTACCGCCGGCCCGGCGTCCATCTCCACATGGTTCACGGCGGGACCGACGAGCGCGACAGCTACGGGCGTAAGAAGCTCCTGAATCATGCCGGGATCCGCTTCGTCGCGGTCTCCGACTATGTGCGCGAGCGCCTGATTGCAAACGGGGTCAGAGCTTCGCGGATCCAAGTCATCGAGAATTTCCTGAGCCCCGAGGATGTCGCCTCGCGACCGCGACGCACGCCGTTCAACGCCGCAGGGATCCGGCGCGTCCTGATCGTTTCGCGCGTGGATCCGATCAAGCGCATCGATCTGTTGCTGGACTGTCTCGACCGTCACCCTGAGCCGCGGGCACTCGCGTTTCGGATCCTCGGCACCGGATGGGATCTGGATGTCCTGCGCGCGCGCGCCGAAAAGACCCATCCGAACGTCACCTTCGCCGGCTTCTCGGACGATGTTCCGGGCGAGCTGGCCCGCAGCGACCTGCTCCTGCATCTGTGTCCCGTCGAGCCCTTCGGGCTTGCAATCCTCGAGGCGATGGCGGCAGGCGTACCCGTGCTCGTCCCGGACAGCGGCGGCGCCGGGTCCTTGGTGGACGACGGGGTAAGCGGCCTGCGGTTTCGCGCCGACGACGCCGACGCACTCGCACGCCGTCTCGCGGCCATAGACTGCGCAGACGGCGACACGCTCAACGGCTTGGTCGCGGGTGCCGATCGGCAGCTGGCGACCCGCTTCTCCGCTGCGGCACGCATCGCTGATTATCGGCGGATTTTCAATGGAGTCGAGACATGA
- a CDS encoding GumC family protein — MSAPPAQPASSGAFQPLNSIWNHKLLVILVAFIVAVGGTYVAYIKGTAVYRATAVIYVAPRFANILEDSKELEFQSFSQFQQFMKQQARTINRYDIVLEALARLGKRADDLWRRPDETDRQAAERLQQQLQVRDVRDTYLITVSLESENPNGLDEIVNSVVKVYLEKAKREEIYAGEDRIEILSARRGAHVLRIQALTKRRGELSQTLGVTTFVDGALNPYDTLLIESTSALLQAERARISADAELATYDAATGGEAARLALTAAASELASKDPGLNSLKANLYKRRSEVLEQTTGLTENHPVRRIAQRELDDLEREVTSASAHLIAEKSAMLLEERRARVRERAAVEEVLRAQLRGQQDQAAWFANHYNDALDVSNEIARERKALDAIDDRVEFLEIEATAPGYLRVSTWAMPPILPVSGGRTKLAVIFAALGGILGLVAAIAVDLLDRRIQTSRQVQSLVGFPALAAFLEPSSDPAHRALLADQMRRLALALRRERDANGVRRLLVTAVRHGCGATTIVLDLACELERQGLRVLVVEANLFVTDPRYRTTPERPGLLDILKDDLEPAAAIVPGDANLPDRIGTGASAEGQLSDCRHLQGFLERLDADYDMVLIDAAPIRLSADTEYLAGICDATWLVVRARLAQIGEVKGSAARLEKASPPAVGLIMTGLTVFLGGGYYGAILKEYRRSLLAKTQHGRNGAPT; from the coding sequence GTGAGCGCACCGCCCGCACAGCCGGCCTCCTCCGGTGCCTTCCAGCCGCTCAACAGCATCTGGAATCACAAGCTTCTGGTCATCCTGGTTGCCTTCATCGTCGCGGTCGGCGGGACCTATGTCGCCTACATCAAGGGTACGGCGGTCTATCGCGCGACAGCGGTCATCTATGTCGCGCCTCGGTTCGCCAATATCCTGGAGGACTCCAAGGAACTCGAGTTCCAGTCCTTCAGCCAATTTCAGCAGTTCATGAAGCAACAGGCGCGCACCATCAATCGGTACGACATCGTGCTCGAGGCACTTGCGCGGCTCGGCAAGCGCGCTGACGACCTTTGGCGTAGGCCCGATGAAACCGATCGGCAGGCCGCCGAGCGCCTGCAGCAACAACTGCAGGTGCGTGACGTCCGAGATACCTATCTGATTACCGTCAGCCTCGAGTCCGAGAATCCGAACGGGCTCGACGAGATCGTCAACAGCGTCGTAAAGGTTTACTTGGAGAAGGCGAAAAGGGAGGAGATCTATGCCGGAGAGGATCGCATCGAAATCCTCTCTGCGCGACGCGGGGCGCATGTGCTGCGGATCCAGGCGCTCACGAAGCGGCGTGGCGAGCTGTCGCAGACCCTGGGCGTCACCACCTTCGTCGATGGCGCGCTCAATCCCTACGATACCCTCTTGATCGAGAGCACGAGCGCCCTGCTCCAAGCCGAGCGCGCGCGTATCTCGGCGGATGCCGAGCTGGCGACCTACGACGCCGCGACGGGCGGCGAGGCAGCCCGGCTGGCATTGACCGCGGCGGCGAGCGAGCTGGCCTCGAAGGATCCCGGGCTCAACAGCCTTAAGGCCAATCTCTACAAGCGACGCAGCGAGGTCCTCGAGCAGACCACCGGCCTCACGGAGAACCATCCGGTCAGACGCATCGCTCAGCGCGAACTCGATGATCTGGAGCGCGAGGTTACGAGCGCCTCGGCACACCTGATCGCCGAGAAATCCGCGATGCTTCTCGAGGAGCGCAGGGCGCGCGTGCGCGAACGTGCCGCGGTGGAGGAGGTGTTGCGCGCGCAGCTTCGCGGGCAACAGGACCAGGCGGCCTGGTTCGCAAACCATTACAACGATGCGCTGGACGTCAGCAACGAGATCGCACGCGAGCGCAAGGCATTGGACGCGATCGACGATCGCGTCGAGTTCCTGGAGATCGAGGCCACCGCACCCGGCTACCTCCGCGTCTCGACCTGGGCCATGCCGCCGATCCTGCCGGTGAGCGGCGGGCGCACCAAGCTCGCGGTCATCTTCGCCGCGCTCGGCGGCATCCTGGGCCTGGTGGCGGCGATTGCGGTCGACCTGCTCGACCGGCGTATCCAGACGAGTCGACAGGTACAATCGCTCGTCGGGTTTCCGGCATTGGCGGCCTTTCTCGAACCCTCCTCGGATCCGGCGCACCGAGCGTTGCTCGCTGATCAGATGCGGCGGCTCGCCCTTGCACTGAGACGCGAGCGCGACGCAAACGGTGTGCGCCGCCTCCTTGTCACGGCGGTCCGCCACGGTTGCGGTGCGACTACGATCGTGCTCGACTTGGCGTGCGAGCTCGAGCGGCAAGGCTTGCGCGTCCTGGTCGTCGAGGCAAATCTATTCGTCACCGACCCGCGCTACCGAACAACACCCGAACGTCCCGGACTATTGGACATCCTGAAGGACGATCTGGAACCCGCGGCGGCGATCGTGCCGGGAGATGCAAACTTGCCCGACCGGATCGGCACCGGAGCGTCCGCGGAAGGTCAACTGAGCGACTGTCGGCATCTGCAGGGTTTTCTGGAGCGTCTGGACGCCGATTACGACATGGTGCTCATCGACGCGGCGCCCATCCGACTCTCCGCCGACACGGAATATCTTGCCGGGATCTGCGACGCGACCTGGCTGGTGGTCAGGGCGCGGCTGGCACAGATCGGCGAGGTGAAGGGCTCGGCCGCACGGCTCGAGAAGGCATCGCCTCCGGCCGTGGGACTGATCATGACTGGTCTTACGGTCTTTTTGGGCGGCGGCTATTATGGGGCCATCCTGAAGGAATATCGAAGGTCTCTGCTCGCGAAGACACAACACGGACGCAATGGAGCACCCACATGA
- a CDS encoding SLBB domain-containing protein produces the protein MPERRIEASSFELLKQFEQAGEPMYRFGPGDELVVSVAARPEISGPHLVGPDGIITIPFAGPVLIGDLTREEAASRVVEALEPYYLDLSVTVGVTRYGSNRIVVLGRVENPGVLQFDSPPNLLETLAQAGGLPLLRPEQLLTRCAVIRGDSILWVDVARLLTGDLSLNIRLQRNDIVYIPDSTDTPVYVLGEVQTPGVYRLTPQMSFLDALSQAGGPTRDANLNRIHVIRPADRVNFSFSFMEILKPDPGLNVAMKEGDIVYVPRSGISQIGYILENFNPFSSILIINQLMSGD, from the coding sequence GTGCCTGAACGACGGATCGAGGCATCGAGCTTCGAGCTCCTCAAGCAGTTCGAGCAAGCCGGCGAGCCGATGTATCGGTTTGGTCCGGGCGACGAACTCGTCGTCTCGGTCGCAGCTCGACCGGAAATCTCCGGCCCGCATCTTGTAGGCCCGGACGGCATCATCACGATACCCTTTGCCGGTCCCGTGCTCATCGGCGATCTGACACGCGAAGAGGCCGCATCGCGGGTCGTCGAGGCGCTCGAGCCCTACTATCTCGATCTGTCGGTGACGGTCGGCGTGACACGCTACGGCTCGAATCGGATCGTGGTCCTCGGGCGTGTGGAGAATCCGGGCGTCCTGCAGTTCGACTCCCCGCCGAATCTGCTTGAAACCTTGGCCCAAGCCGGCGGCCTGCCGCTTCTGCGTCCCGAGCAGCTGCTGACGCGCTGCGCCGTGATTCGCGGCGACAGCATCCTCTGGGTGGATGTCGCCCGCCTGCTCACCGGCGACCTGTCGCTGAACATCCGTTTGCAGCGCAACGACATCGTCTACATCCCGGACTCCACCGACACACCGGTCTATGTCCTCGGCGAGGTCCAGACGCCGGGTGTCTATCGCCTGACGCCGCAGATGTCGTTCCTGGATGCCTTGAGCCAGGCCGGCGGCCCGACCCGGGATGCGAATCTCAATCGAATTCATGTCATCCGTCCGGCCGATCGAGTCAATTTCAGCTTCTCCTTCATGGAGATCCTGAAGCCGGATCCCGGGCTGAACGTCGCCATGAAGGAGGGCGACATTGTCTATGTGCCGCGCAGCGGCATCTCGCAGATCGGCTATATCCTGGAAAACTTCAATCCGTTCAGCTCGATCCTGATCATCAATCAGCTGATGAGCGGCGATTGA
- a CDS encoding STAS domain-containing protein codes for MKATVTHRTIGNVDSVAIAGRLTAAEAPTVRQEILQVMERGNARVVLDLSEMTFCDSSGLSVLISALKAARGNGGNVSLAGLTPSVRALIELTRLQQVFEIFDDAEVAAARMG; via the coding sequence ATGAAGGCAACCGTTACCCATCGAACGATCGGCAACGTCGACAGCGTCGCCATCGCCGGACGCTTGACCGCCGCCGAGGCACCGACCGTTCGGCAAGAGATCCTCCAGGTCATGGAGCGCGGCAACGCGCGCGTCGTCCTTGACCTGTCGGAGATGACCTTCTGCGATTCGAGCGGCCTCTCGGTGCTGATCTCCGCACTCAAGGCGGCGCGCGGCAACGGCGGCAACGTCTCGTTGGCCGGACTCACACCCTCGGTTCGCGCGCTCATCGAGCTGACCCGCCTCCAGCAGGTCTTCGAGATCTTCGACGACGCAGAGGTCGCCGCCGCGCGAATGGGTTAG
- a CDS encoding Hpt domain-containing protein: MSGSGEDRVETVIDTNVLEDIRDLMEDDFPDLVRRFLADSSDLLAQLDQGIARGDADSVHHAAHTLKSSSAALGALTLSDRAKHLEALGRSGVLAGAEAEAAAARVQFERAKEALERHLEEGSLP, encoded by the coding sequence ATGTCAGGTTCAGGAGAAGATCGAGTCGAGACCGTCATCGACACAAACGTCCTTGAAGACATCCGTGATCTGATGGAGGATGATTTTCCCGACTTGGTGCGGCGTTTTCTCGCGGATTCGTCCGATCTGCTCGCTCAACTGGATCAAGGCATCGCCCGCGGCGATGCCGATTCGGTGCACCACGCGGCCCATACGCTCAAATCGAGCTCCGCGGCCCTCGGCGCGCTGACTCTCTCCGACCGCGCCAAGCATCTGGAGGCTCTCGGTCGCTCGGGGGTTCTCGCCGGCGCGGAGGCAGAAGCGGCCGCGGCCCGCGTCCAGTTCGAACGCGCAAAGGAGGCGCTGGAGAGGCATCTCGAGGAGGGATCCCTACCATGA
- a CDS encoding PP2C family protein-serine/threonine phosphatase, whose amino-acid sequence MRILIADDASDAREILGRLLKRWGHEVVTASNGREAWEILRQEPLRLVISDWMMPEIDGLELCRRVREAQWEHYVYFILLTARDDKEDLIEGMTAGADDFLTKSFNFEELRVRLRAAERILSLESQLASRNSKLEETNGKLHAALDRIQQDLRAAAALQASLLPKDPNVSPAVALAWLFLPATEIGGDIFDFFRLNDRDLGFYHLDVAGHGVPSAMMSVTLSRTLSAELGEGHLAAPPADERRVKAPDAVVADLNRRFQSGENAPYFTMVYGYIDTHSGRGELCQAGHPHPLLARHDGRVEQVGHGGFAVGMLEGVPYDSVDFTLESGDRLILYSDGITDCRNAEGESFELERLIGLAGNCIDTPPASLTTRVDDTLRRWRGAGEIEDDISLLVLQRR is encoded by the coding sequence ATGCGTATCCTGATAGCCGACGACGCCAGCGACGCGAGAGAGATCCTCGGACGTCTTCTCAAGCGTTGGGGTCATGAGGTCGTCACCGCCAGCAATGGCCGGGAGGCGTGGGAGATCCTGAGGCAAGAGCCGCTCCGCCTGGTCATCAGCGATTGGATGATGCCCGAGATCGACGGCCTTGAACTCTGCCGGCGCGTTCGCGAAGCCCAGTGGGAACACTACGTCTACTTCATCCTCCTGACAGCCCGCGACGACAAGGAAGATCTGATCGAAGGCATGACGGCGGGTGCCGATGACTTTCTGACCAAATCATTCAATTTCGAAGAACTGCGTGTCCGGCTGCGTGCCGCCGAGCGCATCCTGAGCCTCGAAAGCCAACTCGCCTCGCGCAACAGCAAGCTCGAAGAGACCAACGGCAAGCTCCACGCCGCACTCGACCGAATCCAGCAGGACCTGCGTGCCGCCGCCGCCCTGCAGGCCAGCCTCCTGCCGAAAGATCCGAACGTCTCGCCCGCCGTGGCTTTGGCTTGGCTGTTTCTGCCCGCAACCGAGATCGGCGGAGACATCTTCGATTTTTTCCGTTTAAACGACCGCGATCTCGGGTTCTATCATCTCGATGTCGCGGGGCATGGCGTTCCCTCGGCGATGATGTCCGTCACCCTGAGCCGAACCCTGTCCGCGGAGCTCGGCGAGGGTCATCTGGCCGCCCCACCCGCAGACGAGCGTCGCGTCAAAGCTCCGGATGCCGTCGTCGCCGACCTCAACCGGCGTTTCCAATCCGGCGAGAATGCACCCTACTTCACCATGGTGTATGGCTACATCGACACCCACTCGGGCCGCGGCGAGCTTTGTCAGGCGGGTCACCCCCATCCGCTGCTGGCCCGCCACGACGGACGCGTCGAGCAGGTCGGACACGGCGGCTTCGCCGTCGGGATGCTCGAAGGCGTCCCCTATGACTCGGTCGACTTCACGTTGGAGTCCGGCGACCGACTGATCCTCTACTCGGACGGCATCACGGATTGTCGCAATGCCGAGGGCGAGAGCTTCGAGCTCGAGCGTCTCATCGGCCTGGCCGGCAACTGCATCGATACGCCTCCGGCGAGCTTGACGACGCGGGTGGACGACACCTTAAGACGCTGGCGCGGAGCGGGAGAAATCGAGGACGACATCTCGCTGTTGGTGCTCCAGCGGCGATGA
- a CDS encoding glycogen/starch/alpha-glucan phosphorylase, with protein sequence MSPFKNLISARPNEQFFDLPPLPMTPEGIARDFQHYYAYTFGRDRDCQSAYYPYKALAIALRDRLMERWKDTRHAYEDSGCKRTYYLSLEFLMGRTLSNAMLNLGVSDAAAKGLYDLGIALEEIAGNEPDAGLGNGGLGRLAACFLDSCATLQLPVRGYGLHYEYGMFRQVIENGNQIEEPDHWVRDGNPWELERPEFTQRIQFGGHTETHKDHAGRDVVRWVNTNDVLAVPYDIPIPGYRNGTINTLRLWKAAATDEFDLGEFNSGSYPESVAQKNAAEHITMVLYPNDASENGKELRLRQQFFLASASIKDVLRDWIRLHGQDFSTFAEKNCFQLNDTHPAVSVAELMRQLMDDHGLEWTQAWAITRKTMAYTNHTLLPEALERWPVRLFERLLPRILQIIYEINARFLGEVATRWPGDNDRLRRMSLIEEGYESQVRMAYLAIVGSFSVNGVAGLHSQLLVEGLFRDFYELWPEKFNNKTNGVTPRRWLAMCNPGLRELIDETIGTDWVNNLSELERLAPYADDPAFRERWHAIKQHNKRRLAETVEQVCRVSFPLDALFNVQVKRIHEYKRQLLNVLHVIHLYNRIKRGDTRDWTPRCVLIGGKAAPGYQMAKQIIKLVNNVARAINGDPETEGLLRVAFIPDYCVSLMEVIAPGTDLSEQISTAGKEASGTGNMKFMMNGAITIGTLDGANIEIREQVGDENFFLFGLTAAGVESRRAHYDPNGIIASDSALLEVMSLLESGHFNQFEPGIFDPIILSIRNAHDPWMTAADFRSYIDAQEQVDVAYRDRERWLRMSILNTAYSGHFSSDRTIAEYNRDIWKLTPVSPKAPG encoded by the coding sequence ATGTCACCGTTTAAAAATCTCATCAGTGCCCGACCGAACGAGCAATTCTTCGACCTCCCCCCGCTACCGATGACCCCGGAGGGTATCGCACGCGATTTTCAGCACTACTACGCCTACACCTTCGGCCGGGACCGCGACTGCCAGTCCGCTTACTATCCTTACAAGGCGCTCGCCATCGCCCTGCGCGACCGTCTCATGGAGCGCTGGAAAGATACGCGTCATGCGTATGAAGACTCCGGCTGCAAGCGCACCTATTACCTGTCGCTCGAATTCCTGATGGGACGTACCCTATCAAACGCGATGCTGAATCTCGGGGTCAGCGATGCCGCCGCCAAAGGCCTCTACGACCTGGGGATCGCACTCGAAGAGATCGCCGGCAACGAGCCCGATGCCGGACTGGGCAATGGCGGTCTCGGCCGACTTGCGGCCTGTTTTCTCGACTCCTGCGCCACCTTGCAGCTTCCGGTCAGGGGCTACGGACTGCACTACGAGTACGGGATGTTTCGTCAAGTCATCGAGAACGGCAACCAGATCGAGGAGCCCGATCACTGGGTGCGCGACGGCAACCCCTGGGAGCTGGAACGCCCCGAGTTCACCCAACGCATCCAGTTCGGCGGCCATACCGAGACCCACAAAGACCACGCGGGCCGCGATGTCGTGCGCTGGGTCAATACCAACGACGTGCTCGCCGTCCCCTACGATATCCCGATCCCCGGCTATCGCAACGGCACCATCAATACCCTACGGCTCTGGAAGGCCGCCGCGACCGACGAGTTCGATCTCGGTGAGTTCAACTCGGGCAGTTATCCCGAGTCGGTCGCGCAGAAGAACGCCGCCGAGCACATCACCATGGTGCTCTACCCCAACGATGCGAGCGAGAACGGCAAGGAGCTGCGCCTGCGCCAGCAGTTCTTCCTGGCCAGCGCCAGCATCAAGGACGTGCTGCGCGATTGGATTCGTCTGCACGGGCAAGACTTCAGCACCTTCGCCGAGAAGAACTGCTTCCAGCTCAACGACACGCACCCCGCCGTCTCGGTCGCGGAGCTGATGCGCCAACTCATGGACGATCATGGTCTAGAATGGACGCAGGCCTGGGCCATCACCCGCAAGACCATGGCCTATACGAACCACACCTTGCTGCCGGAGGCACTCGAACGTTGGCCGGTGCGTCTCTTCGAGCGACTGCTGCCGCGCATCCTGCAGATTATCTACGAGATCAATGCCCGCTTCCTCGGGGAAGTGGCGACCCGTTGGCCCGGCGACAACGATCGCCTCAGGCGCATGTCCCTGATCGAAGAAGGCTACGAGTCTCAGGTCAGGATGGCCTATCTGGCGATTGTCGGCAGCTTCTCGGTCAACGGCGTCGCAGGGCTCCATTCACAGCTCTTAGTCGAAGGCCTCTTCCGCGACTTCTACGAACTCTGGCCCGAAAAGTTCAACAACAAGACCAACGGCGTGACCCCGCGTCGCTGGTTGGCCATGTGCAATCCCGGACTGCGCGAACTGATCGACGAGACCATCGGCACCGACTGGGTCAACAATCTAAGCGAGCTCGAACGCCTCGCGCCCTATGCCGACGACCCCGCCTTCAGAGAACGCTGGCACGCAATCAAGCAACACAACAAGCGCCGTCTGGCCGAGACGGTCGAGCAGGTCTGTCGGGTATCCTTCCCTCTCGACGCGCTCTTCAACGTCCAGGTCAAGCGCATCCACGAGTACAAGCGACAGTTGCTCAACGTCCTGCACGTGATTCATCTCTACAACCGCATCAAGCGCGGCGACACGCGTGACTGGACCCCGCGCTGCGTGCTGATCGGCGGCAAGGCCGCGCCCGGCTATCAGATGGCCAAGCAGATCATCAAGCTGGTCAACAACGTCGCCCGCGCGATCAACGGTGATCCGGAGACCGAAGGTCTGCTGCGGGTCGCCTTCATCCCGGACTACTGCGTCTCGCTGATGGAAGTCATCGCACCCGGCACGGACCTCTCCGAGCAGATCTCCACCGCCGGCAAGGAGGCCTCCGGTACAGGGAACATGAAGTTCATGATGAACGGCGCCATCACCATCGGCACCTTGGACGGGGCCAACATCGAGATCCGCGAGCAGGTCGGGGACGAGAACTTCTTCCTGTTCGGCCTCACGGCAGCCGGGGTCGAGTCTCGGCGCGCCCACTATGACCCGAACGGCATCATCGCCAGCGACTCCGCGCTCCTCGAGGTGATGAGTTTGCTGGAGTCCGGGCATTTCAACCAGTTCGAGCCGGGGATCTTCGATCCGATCATCCTCTCGATCCGCAACGCCCATGACCCGTGGATGACCGCCGCGGATTTCCGCAGCTATATCGACGCACAAGAGCAGGTCGATGTCGCCTACCGAGACCGGGAGCGTTGGCTGCGCATGAGCATCCTCAATACCGCTTACAGCGGCCATTTCTCCTCGGACCGCACCATTGCGGAGTACAACCGAGACATCTGGAAACTGACCCCGGTTTCCCCCAAGGCCCCGGGCTGA
- a CDS encoding ATP-binding cassette domain-containing protein — protein MLQLQSLSLRRGPQLLIESADVTVYPGQKVGLVGYNGCGKSSLFALLLGDLHADAGEAKIPTGWEVAHVAQHTPDSEGPAIDFVLDGDAELRRIQAELARAEAAGDGLHQGELLGRLEAIDAYGAESRAARLLHGLGFAPGDERRPVNSYSGGWRMRLALARTLMCRSDLLLLDEPTNHLDLDAVIWLEGWLKAYPGTLLLISHDRDFLDAVTGHILHLERQRLTLYAGNYSAFERQRAERLAQQQAASERQQREIAHMRSFVDRFRAQATKARQAQSRLKALERMELIAPAHVDSPFRFEFAPAENLPRPLLRLDEITAGYGDKPVIEGVGLSLNPGDRIGLLGRNGAGKSTFIKVLAGELTPSSGRLERAQALKIGYFAQHQIHQLHLDDSPLGHLRRQDPGATEQSLRSYLGGFGFEGDRALGPVGPLSGGEKARLVLALLIRQRPNLLLLDEPTNHLDLEMRHALTEALQGFDGALVLVSHDRHLLRVTADTLLLVDAGAVRAFDGDLDDYPAWLANNDPSRGSEGARPNGALSIAPGDGSDRKQQRRQAAQSRQTLQPLRQQERTLEKRMEALTTRRAALEQSLADPDLYAAEAKVRLLALLEEQRQVSADLEATEEAWLEINEAIEQAR, from the coding sequence ATGCTCCAGCTCCAATCACTCAGCCTGCGCCGCGGCCCGCAACTCTTGATCGAGAGTGCGGACGTTACCGTGTATCCGGGTCAAAAGGTCGGCCTGGTCGGCTACAACGGCTGCGGCAAGTCGAGCCTTTTCGCGCTGTTGCTCGGGGATCTCCACGCCGACGCCGGCGAAGCGAAGATCCCGACCGGCTGGGAGGTTGCCCACGTCGCCCAGCACACCCCGGACAGCGAGGGCCCGGCAATCGACTTCGTGCTCGACGGCGACGCGGAGCTGCGCCGCATCCAGGCCGAGCTGGCGCGGGCCGAGGCGGCCGGCGACGGTCTGCATCAGGGCGAGCTGCTGGGGCGGCTGGAGGCCATCGACGCCTACGGGGCCGAAAGCCGTGCCGCGCGACTCCTGCACGGGCTCGGCTTCGCTCCCGGCGACGAGCGCCGCCCGGTGAACAGCTACTCGGGCGGCTGGCGGATGCGTCTCGCCTTGGCGCGTACCCTGATGTGCCGCTCGGACCTCTTGCTGCTCGACGAGCCGACCAACCATCTGGATCTCGATGCCGTGATCTGGCTCGAAGGCTGGTTGAAGGCGTATCCCGGCACGCTGCTCTTGATCTCGCACGACCGCGACTTTCTCGACGCCGTGACCGGACACATCCTGCATCTCGAGCGTCAGCGGTTGACGCTCTATGCGGGCAACTACTCGGCCTTCGAGCGCCAACGCGCCGAGCGGCTCGCCCAGCAACAGGCCGCAAGCGAACGCCAGCAGCGCGAGATCGCGCACATGCGCAGCTTCGTCGACCGCTTCCGCGCCCAAGCCACCAAGGCGCGGCAAGCGCAGAGCCGACTCAAGGCGCTCGAGCGCATGGAGCTGATCGCGCCGGCCCACGTGGACTCACCCTTTCGCTTCGAGTTCGCCCCGGCCGAGAACCTGCCGCGGCCGTTGCTGCGCCTGGACGAAATAACGGCAGGCTACGGCGACAAACCCGTGATCGAGGGGGTTGGACTCAGCCTCAACCCCGGGGATCGCATCGGACTTCTGGGCCGCAACGGCGCCGGCAAATCCACCTTCATCAAGGTCCTGGCCGGCGAGCTGACCCCGTCGAGCGGGCGTCTGGAACGCGCTCAAGCCCTGAAGATCGGCTATTTCGCCCAACACCAGATCCACCAACTGCATCTGGACGACAGCCCGCTCGGCCATCTGCGGCGTCAGGATCCGGGCGCGACCGAGCAGAGTCTGCGCAGCTATCTGGGCGGATTCGGCTTCGAAGGCGATCGCGCACTTGGCCCGGTCGGCCCGCTCTCGGGCGGCGAGAAGGCGCGGCTGGTGCTCGCGCTGCTCATCCGCCAGCGGCCCAATCTGCTGCTGCTCGACGAGCCGACGAACCATTTGGATCTCGAGATGCGCCATGCCTTGACCGAGGCGCTCCAGGGCTTCGATGGGGCCTTGGTGCTCGTCTCCCATGACCGTCACCTGCTGCGGGTCACCGCCGACACGCTGCTCTTGGTCGACGCCGGTGCAGTGCGGGCGTTCGACGGCGATCTGGACGACTACCCCGCCTGGCTGGCCAACAACGATCCGAGTCGCGGCTCCGAGGGTGCGCGCCCGAACGGGGCGCTGTCGATTGCCCCCGGCGACGGCAGCGACCGCAAGCAACAGCGTCGGCAGGCGGCACAATCGCGTCAGACCTTGCAGCCGTTGCGACAGCAGGAGAGAACGCTGGAGAAGCGCATGGAGGCGCTAACGACCCGCCGCGCAGCCCTTGAGCAGTCACTCGCCGATCCGGACCTTTATGCCGCGGAGGCCAAGGTCAGACTGCTCGCGCTGCTCGAAGAGCAACGCCAGGTCAGCGCCGACCTGGAAGCAACCGAGGAGGCCTGGCTCGAGATCAACGAAGCGATCGAGCAGGCCCGATAG